The window ttgattgaGATATTGTTTCTCGAGAAATTATGACGATTAAACAATGTATGAACTATTGAGTATAATTGGGGGTTAGGAAACTTGGGACTGTTTGAGTTATTCAACTGTAGTTGTAATCTCAATTATATTACTTGATCTATAGTTGAATGTTATGCAACCCTTCTTTTGGAGTAGGTCCCATTGATCAAATCCATGTAAATTTGGTATCTAATTTATTTCACTGTTATCTTTATTATTGTGTTTGAGTGTATGTTTTTTGCAATAACTAATATTATAGCTAGGTTTAAATGAGTTGAAGAGCAAAAGTCATTTGATTTGATGGGAATGGTTTCAGTTTCTAGAAAATGTAGTTGATTATATCAAATGAATATGCACTTTTTCCTATAAGGggagatgaagcaagctgatttgAATTTGTTGGATAGACAAGCGTTAGTAGTTATTTAGCTAAAGTGGGCTCATAATGTTGCATTTACTATTGAAAGAGATTGCTACAATCTTGATTAATGCCATGTCAAACATTTACAAAAGTCCTCTATGATAAGCAAGATCAACTTGGTGTGACATTTGTTCTAGCTAAAAATAAGCAATGTGTGTTAGTTGCAAAGCATGTGGTTGCTTGTCAACTGAGTTTGGTTGAAATTAACTTTGATAATGAGATACGTGCTTTAATTCTATTATCCTCGTGGCTCACTAGTTAGAATACTACTATCATTGCAATAAGCAATTAATCTGGTTCAAGAAACTTAATGTTTGATGAGGTTcacaaattgattttaaataaagacATCCATAAAAGAGAATCGGGCGAACCCCTGCCTAATTGTATAGTAAGTTAAGGTAGAAGAAGAACTAATATTCATGTTAGTAGGAATAATGTGAACCAAAAAAGACGGAATCAGTTTAGAATTGTGGTATTGTCTATTGGAATCGTTGCAAGAGAGTGCATCTCAAAATGGATTTCCTAGCCGAAGAATGACAGCAATAAAGGAATTAGAGTCTAGTCTATTAGTGATATTGCTACAATAGCTTACGGTAACTTAGATAGTGCTGATTATGTTGTGCTTGTCACTGAGGATTTGTTATTTGATGGTTAGGTTATAGATCTAGTTGCTTATTTCATGCTATAGCAAACATGAACTATATTACTACTTATTAGTGCACGAATAGTGGTGAAATGATGTTAAGGAATAATGCTGACTGCGATGTTGTGAGACACATTCCAGAAATAAGTCGAACTTGATTTCTTGCGTGCTCTACATTCAACTGGGTATCGATGTACTTCAAAAAGTAGAGTTTTGATAGTTGTTGCCATGGTAATTATAAAATGAATAGAGCACTATTGCCTATATGGGATCAAGGGGAGACGATAACAAATTTCACCACGGACATTGGATGAATCGGTACAAGATTAGTTGCCTATGCATTTAAGGAACACTACGGAGAGAAGCCTGGAAGTTTTGAATAAAAGGAATTTGATGTGTGGTTATGTGGCTAAAAAAACTAAATGTATACAGGTGCTATAGCTTAGGCAAATGGCTAAAAGCGCAATTCCGTATGATTGCAGAGAAACCACAAAGATTGTAGAGTTGATTCACTTAAATGTGTGCAAGCtatcatattttcctttgaGGACGAGTACCAATTGATGCTAACAATTGCAGATCACTACTCGATGAAGATTTGAGTGTTTGTGTGGAGGTGCAAGTTGAATAATATTGTCAAGATTAGATGGTTGATAGCTTTGAGCGAAATGAAGGCTGGTACAACAATCAAGTATATGTGGAGTGATAGTAACATGGAGTTTTCCTCAAAGTAGTTGAACAAATTCTAGGCGAAGGAAGGCACGGTGAGACATTTCATTAGTGTAAGTGAACAACAAGTTGCAAAGTTAATGAGGAGAACATTACTAGGAATAGTCCATAAAATGCTTTCTAGTGTTGAAATGGCTaagaaattttcaacaaaatgcaCTTAATACAGCGAGCTACTGGATGAATAGATCTCCATCAACTACTATTTGATACTAGACTCTTGAAAAAGTATGGTCAGgtaattgattattttgttcataaaataTTTGGTTACATATGTTATATTCAAGTGAGTGACGATAAGATCAATGGCATGGTAAGAAAGTATATCTTCCTAGGTTATGCATAAGGTGAGCGGGGCTATCAATATGTGGTACCTAGAATTATATTCACTTATTGCTGATAGTAAAATTATATTGATGAGAATCCAACATTGTTATGTAGGAATAATTGTGGTAGTATTTTTGTAGATTTGGCTAGTGTTCAACTCAAGATGGAATTGCAACCCGTAACTCTTGAGGTAGCAAGTACTTGTGTAGTAGATAACACATATTCTACTTGTAACGAGGTGGAACTTTTAGAGGTAATGGCGGTTGTTCTAGTTATTGAATTTGACAATGTGCATATTCGATCTCCTACGATATATAATGacaacaatggttttgctttatttgtgGTTGAGAAGATTTTATTGGAAAATTCCTGTGAAGTGTTTAAAGGTGCAAATATTAGGGGTGATAGATTCTAGGGCAAGCTAGTTCCTAGTTTGTGGAACCATGAACTAGTCCAACTGGTCCTAGACCCAACCAGGAACCATACTAACTGGTCCGATCCGTTTGATCCAATTCTTAGGTGGATGAAGAAACCggctctttttttatttttttctctttccccacAATATTTCAAGTGTCATTGCATAGTTTAAACCGATACATGAGTCTAAACGTAATTATCATCTCCGTGAACAAAGTTATAATGATCATCAAGAACCACGTCTGATAGGCATCAAGTCGCAATGGAGGCAGCGCTGTGTGTATGAGACTAAGAGAAGTGAGAGTGAGAGTCTTGACCAACGAGCATGCATGATTGAGTCTAAGCAAGAAAAGAATGAGaatttgattttggaaatatggaataataagaatttaaaaattagTCTCATCCAAGTGGTTTGAGTGGGTGTGTTCACACATAGAACCGGGAACTGAACCGATATTCATCGGTTCCTAATTTCGAGAACTTCCCAAAACTAATTGATACGGTCTGATTCCCAATTCAATCTGATTCTTTTCCTCACCCCTAGCAATTAGAGTTAGTATCTCGATAAGGTTCACTGTTATGATGGAGTTCAAGCGTGGCTTGGACTTAAAAGATTCTTGTGATGGGTGAGCCCATGAGGGGCTGTGGAAGAGTAGCGGTGATAAGTTTCCATCAAAGCGATTGTGATTGGCCCAAACCTTGAGCAAAAGTAGAGATTGTTGAGAATAAGTTACATATTTGAGCCTATATAGGAAATTCGATCCAAGTGagtttcctaatttaaaatagGTTTCTTAGTTTGAGTGGTTTCCTAGCTTGAGTAGATTTCCTAGTTTTAGTCAGCTAAAAGGGATTTCTAGTTTggattcaaatatatatataagatggATTTTGGCTTTTGCACATTAGAATGAGCAAGGGAACTTCAGGTTGTAATAATCGATCATGTCATGTGCTCGTGAATTATATCTTAAAGAAATTGCAAGTGTCGTGAAGCCAATGAAAAGATTGAAAGATAATTTCGTAAAGAATTATGAGATATTTTTTTAGagtgtatttgagtgactcaaCTATACTTGTGATAACTATTATATCGCTTGTTTTATAGTAAAATTCTATACTAGTCTCCCCATGAAATAGGTCCTGCCAACCGAATCTAACCGAACCATGTAAAGTCAGTATCTGATTTATTTCCATGttctatttattattattacttgttttttacAACATTTAGAACCAATTTAGACGAACCACATGCAAGATAAATAGCCTTACCCAAAAGTTCCCATTACTCGAGTAAATACATGAGTATCTGTATCAGAAGCAAACTTTGCAAGTCCAAAATCTGCAACCTAAAATCAAAATGTCAACCTTTAGATTCATATCCAAATAGCTTCACACTACAAGATTAGATTATGCATTAAAAGTTCATCATAACtccaaaataatttcaagacTAAAACTCTATTATTTAGCTCTCCAAATGATTTCATCAAGAAATCAACTTTTGGAACCTAAAGATCTTTTGCCATTTCTCTTGGCTTCGGCTTATAAGAGGATGTTGGAGGGATGCAAAGCTTTTCAAGATATGGAGCAGTTCGCTAGCTTAAGAAGCTAACTGAATAATGTGGTAGTGAATTCTATAAACAATTTAGATGATCGATATTATCATGTAATGATTAAATAGTTGCGCATTGTACCTTTGCCTCAAAATTAGATTCCAAAAGAATATTAGCAGCCTTGATGTCACGATGAATGATTCTGGGATTACCTGATAAGTGAATCCAATAAAAAACGAACTGCGAAACTTATCATAAGTATAAGGTTTAAAAGATCGTACTCACATTCCTCGTGTAGATATGCCAACCCCCTTGCAGAACCTAAAGCAATCTTCATCCTCATAGGCCAAGTCATAGTTGGGCGATCCTTCCCTGCAATGACATTTGCCAGTTCCAACGATTATAATGTTTTCAATAAGCCAAAATAACTACACATACTTTGTAGCCTACGCATGCGCATTGCAGTGGAGATCAAGTTAGCTGATTATTATGAGATTCCACCAAAATCacctgagattttttttttttcccttttttatacATTTTAGTGGACTTTTGCCGCTTACCTGGAAAAGGCTAGGCAATTGTCGTCGTCACTAACAACAGCATTTGGAAACAGTGATCCAATTTGattaagtgaaaaatgaaattcaacATAATCCCAGCATACTGCCAGATAAACAACTTTGATATACAAATCCCTTGCTCCAGAATAGAGGGAACATATAGACGAGTCCACAATTCCAGCAGCACTTAAAAAAGGCATTGACCATAGAATATCAAAGTTGTATGGTAGCTAGAGtccataagagagagagagagagggcatcATCGGATGAAAGACGTACATGTATTCCTCTAAAGTCATACTCACCGTGCAAATGAAATTCCAGTGTGCCATTTGGAACAAACTCATATACCAAAATTCTATGAGGACCAGAAATGCAGTAACCAATAAGTGACACAAGGTGTCTGTGATGAATACGGCTAATGATCTCGACCTCTGCTTGAAATTCCCTCTCTCCTTGTCTGCTTTCAGCTTTTAACTGCTTGATTGCAACTACTTTCCCGCTCGAAAGTACTCCTCTATGAACATAGCCAAAACCACCTTGGCCAAGTAGGTGGAGATTGGAGAAATCATCTGTTGCTATTTTTAGTTCATCGTATGTGAATGTGTTCTGTGCAAGACCTAATGCCATCCCTGGAGATGATACCGAAGGTTTTAATGAACGCATATCTGTTATTGAGAATGGCTCAGAAGGAGTTAGACTTCAGGAACTCGACACAATAAAATTACGAAGAACTTAGGAACTTTAAGAGCTCGCATTCAAGCATAGAAATCTCACCTTTAGGCCCCTGTGGAGGGTAAATCCCCAACTCAAGCCGCCTCCTCTTCCTTCGATATAGAATCACGGATATGCACACCCCAACCAGCACAATGAGCCCCCCAATCCCAATCCCCACTATCAGCGCCAGCTTCCACGGCGGCAACCCCCCGTTCAGAGACGCCGGTGGAGGAGAGGTGGAAGTAGTCGGAGGACTCACCAGTGGGAGAGGACTTGGCGGCGGGGCGTCCACTGCGGGAGGACTTGACGGAGAACTTGACGGTGGGGCGTCCACTGCGGGAGGACTTGACGGGGAACTTGACGGCGGGGCATCCACTGCGGGAGGACTTGACGGCGGACTTTCAATTAGGGGAGGACTTGGCGCCGGGGCGTCAACTGCGGGAGGCGGGGGGTTCACTAGGGGAGGACTTGGCGCCGGGGCGTCTACTGGGGCCGACATCGACCCTGGGAGGACTTGGAAAGGGGTCGTCAACTGTGGGAGGACTTGGTGGCGGGGCGTCTGTGGGATATCCACGCACCGGCGGGGGAGGACTTGCCGTCGAGGCGTCACCTGTGGGATACACCACTGTCATCGACGAGTGAGCCACCTGGCTCGCTGTTGGGACTTCAACAGAGGCCACCAGAGGCCCACGAGATCGATGCGTACGACGTTGCCCGGAGTGGaatgaaaattgttttcaaatatttttggggaAGTTTTGGACGGATGAAGTTCGAGTGGATGACTGACAGCCGGAAAAGTGAGGGCAAAAGCTGGGAGGAGCATCCCATAAATATGTTCTAAAATTTCGTATCTTTACAAAAATCAGACTGTAGGAATCgtatcatttaaaaaatgaaaaatatcacGAACAGTCCCTAAACTTTCACTTAATGTATAACCTCGTCcatagacttttaatttgtttattttggtccctgaattatcgataaatgtccaatttagtctctgactatttgaaaattgactaaTTTCGTCCCGGAGcttttgatttgatcaatttggtccctgaactattaACAAATTTTCCATCTAGTCCTTCCGTTTGTTCAAACCGTTAAGTGATTATGCGGAGCATTAATTGATGATGTGGAACTAAATTGGAATACTAGAATTATGAGTCAATAtatatcttaaaaaataaaaacaaattaggAGTCAGTTAGAGATCAAAGCACTGAtcacaaaagcaaagaaaagaagtggtTCTATATCTTTTTTTTGGACGGTGGCCACAATTTGACTTGTTTTAAAGGTAATTTCCATGTGGATATTCCacatgtccttttttattttatatttaagagaCTAAAAGCCATGGAAGCCAATTTCgttaactttaactaacagaatgacaaaattggtcaattttcaaatagtcagggactagatcggacatttatcgataatttagggaccaaattgaacaaattaaaagtctaggaacgagattgcacattaagtggtagttcatggaccaaattgagcaaatcgaaagctcagggatgaaattgaacattagatgaaagttcaaggaccatttgtgacattttccctataaaaaataatatatatatatagtcttGAAGGTTAAAATCGTATTTCACCTCAAACAGATATGGTCTAAATTAGGCTGCtagatgagaattttgcaatattGCATACTTTCTTAAGCCGAGCATCGACGGTTTGTGACATGGCTAGTTAAGAGTAAAGACGGATTAATCAACTTATGCCTTTGCTAAATCTAATTCCACGGCTTGTTATGCTATCTTCTTTGGGAAAATATAAGGGAggcagaaaagaaaagtggaaaGAATCGAGATTGGATTTGAGGAGCAAAGCATAAATCGTGTTGAATACTTGGGACTTACATACTGAAGATTTTTGCAAGTTTTTAAGCCAATCAATTTTCTagtaagatttgtgaattccaggaaaattgtccaagaaattttaaacctattgtagctttaccaatttagtcctaaaattttcaattttatcaattaagtccaCTGGCCAATTTTGTTTAGAAATAACTGATATGAACGCCGATCGTCTTACGCGATAGGTCGCGCtaatatagacaatttttaatattacttcttttttgtgctttttttggGTCTCACCAATGATCCTCACTAGCTGTGGAGGCCTCCATCATCTCCGGCGAGGCCACAAAGGCCCTCAATGAGACCATCGCGACCCCACTGGCTGTGGACAAGGTGGTTCTCACCCAAATCTTGCGAGAGCTACCTCATCCTCTCCTGCAGCTGGCGAGGTTGTGAAGTCCTCACCTAGGGCCTCACTACagcaacccaaaaaaaaaacacaataaaaggaacaaaagaaattcaaaaataaaaataaaaattccatgaaatattaaaatatgattaaaaattatcaatgtcagAGCCGACCATCTACGTTAGCagtttctagccaaaattggtaatttcgaatcaaaattggttgaacggatttaattggcaaaatatgaaaGGGTTTAGACTCAATTGAGAAAATCGAAATGTTtggaactgaattgacaaaaattgaaTAACTTTACGATTTTTTCGACAATTTTTGCATGAATTCCTTTGCAAGATTGGGTGATTAAGTTTAAAGAGGAATCGTGAGGACCAAACAATGCAATTAGAGATAGGGAAATACCAAGAGCATTGCCTAATTTAAATATGGTTGTAATGTCCGTTTTATTACCCGATCAATAGTAGAATCATGTGGTATCCTTGTCGCGTAATCATTCACACTAATCGAATCACTTAAATTCGATTTTCtaattattcttttgttttgtttattttattatttgatcactGAAGTGCAAATTATATTTAACGTTTGTCCTAATCAATGACTAACGTAGACCCAATTTCTAGAAGCAAGCTAatattttagtaaatttgtacTCTAAACGTGAAATGAGCCCAGCTGTTGTCTGGTCAACGACGACCGCCGTGTTATGCAATCCCACTTTTTCTAAACGCACTTTTTCTTCCCTACTTTGTTGGACGATCTGATGAAGCGTGTCGTGCGCCGTTGGACGTGGAACATGGGAGCGTGGGACATCGAGAAACCGTCCATTTTGTGAATGGGAACATGATCATTTTTCTCCAAGTCCAACTCGGTTGAGATCACAAGACAATCACGATGGATTAATCAATCCTAATCAAATTTCGTTGTTAAGTGAAAAATGAAGGATCTAATCAAATTCCATTTGTTGAGTGAAAAATAAAGGATCtggaaaaaaatgattatttatttcGCTTATAAAAATGATCATATTGACCATTTTATGAAGCTTGCTCTGGAGAGATTTAACTATTTTTGTTAATCTGGCGTGCCGAATGCTCCTTTCTAATAGACGATTGGAAATGATGAAAAGAAACatgattaaaaattgtccatgttaatgCAAACCGTATACGTTAGCAGtttctggtcaaaattggctgaatggactcaattagtaaagtacaaaaaaatttagactcaattgagaaaatcaaaatatttagaactgaatttacgattttttggacatttttcgCATGAATTCCTTTGCAAGATTGGGTGATTAAGTTTAATGAGGAATTGAGAGGACCAAATAATGCAATTAGGGACAGGGAAATACCGAGGGCATTTGGCTGATTTAAATATGGTTGTAAAGTCTATTTTATTACTTGATCAATAGTAGAATCATGCGGTATCCTTATTGTGAAATCGGtcacactaatctaaccacttaaatCCAGCGTTCtaattattcttttgttttgtttattttattatttgatcactGAAGCGCAAATTATATTTAATGTTTGTCATAGCCAACGGTTAACATAGAACCAATTTCTGGAAGCAAGCTAatattttagtaaatttgtacTCTTAAACATGAAATGATGAGCCAAGTTGCTGTCTGGTCAACGACGACCCCCGTGTTATGCACTCCCAATTTTTCTAAacccactttttcttctcttactTTGTCGGACGATGTGATGAAGTGCGTCGCGCGCCGTGGAAAGTCAAGATTTTCTAACGTGGAACGTGGGAGCGTGGGACATCCAGAATCTGTCCATTTTGTGAATAGGAACATGATCATTTTTCTCCAAGTCCAGCTCGGTTGAGGTCACAAGACAATCGCGATGGATCAATCCATCCTAAACAAATTCCGTTTATTAAGCAGAAAATGAAGGATCTGGAAAAAATTATGGCgtttataaaaatgatcatATTGACGGTTTTATGAAGCTTGGTCTGGAGAGATTTAACTGTTTTTGTTAATCTAGCATGTGGAATGCTCCTTTCTAATAGAAGACGGGAAAATGATAAAAGGAAAGCAGTAAGCAGGTAAAAGATTTCTAAAATTATTACcgtggaattttttattttacatatttatgCACTTCATTACAACAATATATTTGTGATgctataaaataatttttgcgaCTTTTTAGGATATTTTCTATATCATAAAGGTAAAAAATCATGACTCTTTTGATCAGTTAACATCAATAAACCCCATCATGATGATTAATGATtgcaacagaaaaaaaaaatacgtggGTACAGATAAGAATTATGCCGAAGAGTGTCAAAATAATATCTGAAGGCTGCTGATTTGTTGAAGGATAGCTGCGAGTGGTAATAAACGCGACCAGTGCGGCTGATGTTGCTACAACCACTGAGGGATAAGCCCCTTGGGTGCATTTTAGATAACAAAAGCTCCAATACCAAATTAGAAAATGCAATCCAAAAGTTTAAACTgacaattgaaaaaatataaagaatgtATAAACCTCATCGTCAAGCTTAATTGAGCCGTGTAATTGTTATGGTAGAAAGGCAATTAGTATTTGACATGTGtaggaaaattcaaattagaCAACGTATGACATACAACGACCGCGAAGAACACCGTGTGCATGGAGGCTTGCCAATATTTTGTGCTTATAAACAGTGGAGGAGACTTGACTTAGCACTTGGATATGAAATGAAAACCAGAACAAcgaccactctctctctctctctctctctctctctctctctcttcttaagCCACTTTGTTGTCGGCTTCCACGAAAGGCTGTGTTACGATAAAATGAAAGTGCGGCGTCGTCGAGACCATATTTTCCGCCATGGAAAACAAGAGCGTGGGCCATCAAGCGTCGCAGCTCATGTGTTGGGAGTGCGATGTTGATCTGATTCCCGCCCTTCAAGTCCGGCATAATCGACTTCACTAGTCATCTGAGGAAGCGTCAATCAATCATCGCTCGACAGATCATCCGAGCCAATGGAGCACCTTCTTGCAGATTGATCAATAATACCGAAGATTCAGGACACCATCAGAACACCGATACCCCCTATCCGCGAGCTACCGGAGAGTGACGGAACCGAGGTAACGATCTTATTAAAACATAAGAACCGGCTATGGTCGGTCCGATCCATGAAAGCTGAACTGTACTTTATTAGAGCATGCCATAATCATACAGCACGGCAAATACATAAAGATGGGAACAATTTGTCCCATAGAGCTCTGAACTAGAGATAAGCTAGTAGCTGAATCCTCAATCTGAGTGCCAGGCCGGTTCAGTCTGATTCGTCTTCAGAAACAAAGAACCGGTCCaattatttccaatttttaagaTTTCAAACTACGAACCGGACTGATTATTCCCTCAGGAACCACCCATAACCAGCCAGTTTTGTCTGGTTTCCAATTCGATCTTGAGACCGGTGCTCGCCCTAGTTTTTACcatatgaaaattatatattctCATTGGACAATAGGACTGTTTGCATTTCCTTCGCATAATTCTAGTAATGAATGGCCATGATCTATGTAGCACCAACACgaacacgcgacacgacacgacacgccaacacgttatttctaaaaaaatagagaatttcgacacgttccgacacgttatatattaaatacatatttttatgtatatatgcaaaaataaataaataaataaataaataaataaataagagcatagaattaatttatactaaaaaaattaatccaacatttgttaatatcatttattattttaatttgatagagattaaatgagaaatttaaaaattgcaaacacaaaagagtaaatttgaatGATCATGTCCTATTTTCTTGTAGGGTTAACaccctaaaaaaccctaaactggtacatttgtgacaaatttaccccaaattatttttttaaccaccaaaaatcccaaactggtatacctttgacaaatttacccaaaactggtacacttgtgacaaatttaccatatgttaattttcgttaaattttattgttaagttattaagttaaataacacgtggcaattgactaatataccaatttgggattttactctctgtttgtaacagtttacaatttttgtgatttttttgtggtattaatcaaatttaacggagggtatattagtcacaaatttactaatttgagattttttgtggttgaataaattagtttggggtaaatttatcataaatgtaccagtttagggttttttatagtcagtcagggtaaatttttcatagatgtaccagttttgggtttttcataatcaaaaaaatagttttgggtaaatttgtcataagtgtaccaatttggggtttttcaatgTATCAACCCTTTCTTATATTTGTCAGAAATTAATGAGATTTCTTATAGTCCCAGACCGAGTTTGGAGTTCATGATATAGATTGGCTTGAGCTCCTCTGCAAAACAaggttcaagaaaaatgaaaatccatgaCAAGAACTCTCAAAAtacgaccaaaagaaaaggaaataactaaattcgCCATGGAAAATGTGACCAAAAGAGATAATTCGCAAGCGACGCCTGcgagaggtggaaagaagtaaaaaaaaaaaaaatcacaactttaacTCTGTGGGGGCAGCGGAGCGACGCCAGAGAGAAGAGGGGCGTTCCATCATCACTCACGGGAAGGTCAATACTTATAAATAAGAATCTTGAGAGTGAAAatgttcttcttttccctttatttttgttattttcattactttttcatatatttatattttaacccctcaagtattgaaaaattttaaaattgaccccgtgcgtgtcgaagtcacgtgtcggaatttcaaactcgcgtgtcggagcgtgtcgggaaGAGTTGACCACATGTCGAATTTTCCGACACttgttgaccacgtgtcggaacgtgtcagAGCGTgacggagcgtgtcggacacatGTCAGAGTGTCAGATACGACACGAAGGCTTTCAGAGAGTGTCGGTACTTCTTAAGCCATGATCATACTGTAAGGGCAAAAATGTGGGAACATATCTAGATGAATGATAATTGTCTAATCATAAGATCGACAACATATCTGGATCTGGGCGTGCACACGGGAGGACGAAGCTCAATTTTTTATGTACTTTAATAT of the Eucalyptus grandis isolate ANBG69807.140 chromosome 10, ASM1654582v1, whole genome shotgun sequence genome contains:
- the LOC104424046 gene encoding proline-rich receptor-like protein kinase PERK15 encodes the protein MSAPVDAPAPSPPLVNPPPPAVDAPAPSPPLIESPPSSPPAVDAPPSSSPSSPPAVDAPPSSSPSSPPAVDAPPPSPLPLVSPPTTSTSPPPASLNGGLPPWKLALIVGIGIGGLIVLVGVCISVILYRRKRRRLELGIYPPQGPKDMRSLKPSVSSPGMALGLAQNTFTYDELKIATDDFSNLHLLGQGGFGYVHRGVLSSGKVVAIKQLKAESRQGEREFQAEVEIISRIHHRHLVSLIGYCISGPHRILVYEFVPNGTLEFHLHGKDRPTMTWPMRMKIALGSARGLAYLHEECNPRIIHRDIKAANILLESNFEAKVADFGLAKFASDTDTHVFTRVMGTFGYLAPEYACSGNLTEKADVFSFGVVLLELIGGRRPVDITLPTDEHSLVNWARPLLTQALEDGNFDVIVDPKLNKDYVTEEMTQMIACSAACVHPSARQRPRMTQVVRALEGNLSLDDLNEGIMLGPTRVSSRYQSSYHDTSEDQEDSKKFGMMALETQEQATSEFGGHNSEDGLQPSINTTVTLVEALNINTN